The region TTAAATCGCTGCTGACAGAAAAGTGGTGGCAGGGACCAAAACCTACAATGACATTTTTCCAGGAGGGCAGTATTAGGCTTAATTAGCTGCTGGGCTTGGTCCAGTCACCAGACACAGGATCCCTATATGTGGGAACTGATGTTTAAGGGCACTCCAGTATACAGAAGTGGGATTACTCATTTTTGTGGTGGGCAGAGGAGCCTAGGCTGGACTGTGACAATTTGTGAGAGTAAGTAACTTCAGGGTGTGATTAGTCTTAAAAATCCGGGTTTTGGTGTCATGAATGGAGCAGCTCCATTCATTAAAAAGTCCTGGCTTGAAACTGGTTTCCTGCATTGCAGAGGCCACAAGGTGCCCCAGTGTCTCACCCCACACTCAGTTTTGCATGGTTAACTAGAACGTCCCTTGGAGCATGACAGCCATTTTTGGCATGGAGACTTCAGCAGTAGCAAGTCTACCACTTCCCCTGCTGGATCATTGCAAGGGATACATTATTttcagcatatatatatataaaaaaatatattaaaatatatatacacatctcaCTTAAGTAGATCTACATCCTTTAAGTCAGCAGACTTAGGCCCTATCTCTGTGTTACATCAGACTTAGAGCACTTCTCCATGCTGGTGCACTTTGAGTCTTTGTAAGACTTGTTAATTCACAACAGTGAAGGCGACATCAGGGCTAAAGAAAACCCCCGAACAATTGCAATTCCTatgagaaacaagaaaggaagaggaaaggaagggctAAATTTCAGTGAACAGATAGTGCAGCATGGAGTGCCAGATATCTGGGCAGAGTCACTTACCAGGGTGAtgtgctgggcagagggaggtggAGAGGGTGCTGTTGGTGGGTGGAGGGCAGCCGCTGTGTCACATCAGCCCTGGGAGCTGGAAGTCAGTCTGTAAATTGATAACAGCCACGGGTGGCAGAGCAGAAAGTCAAAGCATCGTAAATGCAAGGCCTGTACAAGGGTTGTCTGTGCAAGGATGGGGGCTAATGGTCCTGTTCTTGGCCAACCACCTTAAGGCTGTTTTTGGCAACTTGACAATGGTCCTCCCCTTTGGGCATGGAGAAGAGTGCCTTCGTCGGTGTGATGAACACTCCGCTAACCTGGGGCCCTGCTACAAACCTGGAAGAGACATGGACTGCGAGGGGGAGCTGAATGATGCTGAGAGTGCAAGCAAGGCGAGCTTAGCTTGCATGAAACAAAGTTGGTCCTAATGCTGCCAGTCACCTGTTCTCATTGCCAAAAAGCCTGTCACTTGCAGTGTCTTCCACAGGACTTGGAGGAGATGGAGTTCAGCAAGGTTGAAGGCACTGGTGTCTCCTGTCAGTGCTgaacatgctgctgctggctgcttatTGTGCTGTTGTGTCCCAACGCTTGCTGTGCTCTTCTTCCCTGCAGATGCCTTACCTGCTCCTGAACCCGTCCATGCCAGAGATGAGGCCTCGAATGTACCCTGTGTTTTTCGGAGAAAGCATTGAGGTCAGCCCTGAGCCCGTGCAGGAAATCAGGTACAGATGGGACTGGGTGGGTAGATGAAGGCTTCTGTCTTTTTCCTGgtgcttttccttctgcaaaaaattaaaatgtgtttacaAATGAGAGTAATGGTTATTTTAATGGGAAAGGAGGGACAGGTGGGAGAGTAATGCCTGAATTAAAAAGacactgacagcagcagaggcGGAGGGGAGGAGGCAAGAACTGGAGGGAGGTTGTAAGAGAAGAGGGCTTTTCTTCCAAGGCCAGCTCAAGTCCAAGGCTGTGAGAAAACCATTACCATCTGTTGGCTTGATGGCCTCCACTAAGTAACCTGATGGTCTTCATCTTATTACCTGCTGACTTGTATCCTCAGAAGAAACAACACCCTTATAATTGGCACCTGTTTTTGTTAGCCCTTGCAGCAGAGAAACCAACATTAGACCAGCCCACAGAGGCAGAATGACCTCCTCCTCATGAGGAGGTGGTCCCTCAAGCCAATGGTGGAGGTGTTCTGACCTCTTGTGGACCTGGTGCTGCAGCCGGTAGATAAACGTTGGTCTCTGCTCTTCTTTCACTCTTTTGCTGGTGTGGAATGTACTCTGCAAACAGCATGGAGCAGTTACACACAGCTTGGGGCAGGGACGGTGGGAGGACTGTAAACCCAATTCCCACCCCCCTCAACCTATGCAAACGTCTCTCTGGAAATGTACCCCAGTAAATCTCTGCTTGCTGAGGAACTGCCAGCGGGCATGTTTTTATGGTGATTACATCGGAGTCTTGTTTTACGCGTGCTGAATGACTTGCTTACACCCTAGCTGTGCAAAATACATTACAGCAGCTCAGATTACTTGCAGTGCACAATCAGTCAACCCCCCTCTGGGTGGAGGTAATGACAAGCACACACCcagcttttaatcttttttgcGCAGAGCTGCACATTCCTTGGCTACTGATTACCGGAAGAATGTTTGGGGAGcagggaaaacaaatgaaagtcCTGCTGCTCCCCATGGCCAGGGATCCTTGGAAAAGCCCTTTACGTGGCCTGGTGTCCATACATCCCTTCTGGAGACCTGCAGAAAACAGGCAGGGCAGTGACATCCCACGTTTTGTGGGTTCTTCATCTGATGACGTTAACATGGCGACTTCCTTTGAGACCGATGGCTTGGATATTGGACAGCCATAGCCCATAGCATCTCTTTACTCCACCTGCTTGGTGGACCATTGCTTGGATTTTTCTGTAGGCCCCAACAAGCAACCTCACCCCTCATCTCCCAGCACCCTGATTTTGGTTAGCCTGGGTGTCTCTTTGTGCTCTGATGGCAGGGCAatatcaagaaaaaaagacaaacacacaGCCTTGGCAGCTCAACAAGTGTCCATTACACAATGCTTCTGCCATCTATGTAAACCTTATTTATGACATTATTTTCCTGCCAAGCCAGAGCTTGCATGGACAACAGGGcctgtgaaagcagcagcaggcatgCGGTGTTGCGAAGTAGGTTCCCCCTGACCCCAATGTGACATCCCATGCCCATGGCCCACCAGCAGCATCTGTTCAGCCTGGCCACTGGGGCAGTGACATCCCCCAAGCCTAGCACTAGTAGTAGGGAGCGTGGTGAGATCTACTGTGAGTCAATGATCAGGGGACCTTTGTTCCACAGGGGCCCACAGCATTTCAGGTTGATGCTGCATGGCTGTGCTTATTAAAAATGCTTGGGAAAAGGCTGGATCAAGAATTTTCCTGGGATTTCAAGCTTTTCCTGCACAATCCATGGATGAATGACCATTCCTCAGCCTCTGATCTACCCCAGCTGAGGGATTTCACCACCTCTTGATGTCCTTTGCTGACAGGGTGTTTGCCTCCAGTGTAGCTCTCAGGATTGAGCTGAAGCCCCAGTGGGGCTCATGGAGGAAACCAGAGGAAGAAGCAGGCTGCTTGGAGCCTGTGCAACAAGGTCATTTCTGCCCTGGCATGACCAGGCAGGCTTGGTCCTCTGTGGTCATGCATTGCAGAAATGCTGAGATGGCTTCACCAAGGTGCGGTTCCACCAAGATGCACCAGCAGGACAGAGTCTTCTTGGCCCTCCACTTTGGGTTGTAGGGTTTGCATCTGTCCCAGTGCTTGTAAGAGGTCATAAAAGTTCCCAGCTCCAAAGGGTTAGAGAAGAGTCCTGTTTGTCTTCTCTCCTTTGCTGCCTGGGCTGTGTTTCTGATACCTTGCTGTCCTCTGTAGGTGCAATTCTGAGGTGAAGTACGACTCTGAGAAGCATTACCGGGATGACATCTTCTACGGCCCCATCCCCACCGTCACCACCTACAGTGAGACAGTCATTGCTGCTCCCAATTGCACCTGGCGGAACTACAAGTCGCAGCTGATCTTTGAGCCCCGCCAGAAGCCACTGAGGTTTCAGAGCACGACCATCATTTTTCCTAAGCGTGCCAAGAACATTTACCGGACCACCCTCAACTACAGCTTGGGTTGTGCCAAGCGTTGGTTTGCTTCCAGCGTGCAGCTGGAACTCTGCGAGGAAACCAGCCCGTGCGTCATCTACAGCGAGACCCTCTGATCCGCCCTGCTGCTGGCAACCTTGTGACCTCAAGGAGGCTGTGGCCTTTGCTGGGTCTCTGGCTGGGCCTTCATTGATGGCGACTGAATATTAATGGCTGGAGAACACATCGTCTTGGGTGAGGCTGAACTGGCTGGGAGGAGGCTTGCAGGGCACGGGATGGTTTTGATCAGTGAAAGGCTGGCTTGTATTTTGCGACGTTCCTGACATTCATggtctggattttatttttgtttttttccaagcatatCTATTTTTGACTTGTGTTTAGATGAAATCAAGATGACAAAGGACCCTGTTACCCAGAGCAGAGTGCTGCCTCGTGAGCTCTGCAGGTCTCGTCTAGCACATAGGTGAGACTCACTGTAACCTTCAGAGCTATTTTGATCTCTGCAAAGGGAAGACCAACTGCAGAGTCAGCGTCCAGCCTGCCCAGCATACACCAAGCCAGTTCTCTTAGAGTTTAAACGCAGAGGAGGCAGTTATTTGTATCAATGCATCACATCTTGCTCCAACAGCTCATCTGGGAGATAGCTGCAATATTACACCACTGCAGTAATTTCAGGCCTAAGTTACTGGGAGAAGCGGGCACTGTCGccaagaaaaagaggaagaaaacaggcgCACGGTGCTCTTGCTAGCAGCTAGATGTTTACATACCATAGCAAGGCACAGCACAACCAGGAGATGGGAGAAAGGCCTACCGTGACACATGACCACCTCTTCTGTGAGCCCAGCCAAGAGTATGTAGGGGAGACTGAGGAAACTGAATAGCTGAAGGGCTATTTTCTAAAAGCGTCCAAGTGATTTAGGAGCCCAGTGCCCTTTTTCAAAAGTACTGTCAGTCCAAGTGTGCCATGCTGTTCTTTGTCTTGAACACCCCCAATTTACAGCGATCTTTACGCACTTGCAACCCTTTTGAGTTTCAGGGCATGGCTGTATTGCAGAGAGGAGTGTAGTACAGGAAGACGCTATCTAGCTTCAAAGAAGCCAGTGCAGGGTTAACTCCTGAGCAAGGTTGCTCACCCTCTCAATAATTGTTTCCATACCTGTGGCATGGACAGCTTCCCTGACTGTGGAGGAGCAGCCAAACTTTCTCAGCGTAGAGCTTGAAGTACTGAAGAGCCCAAATCAGTCCAGGTTTTCCTTAATCAGCCAGGCTGTAGCAATTCAACAGGTACTTACAAACAGCTGAGCTGTCTCTGCAAAAGGATCAAGAAACACTGAGAGAGCAGGAGTCACTACAGCCGTCCTAAGGTAAACCATTCCCCACTCATGAATCACATCTCCTGGTATCTCTTCACTTTGGTAGCTCGTTGAAAATCTGCAAGAGCCTGGATTCCTGCAAACATATAACCTTTGAAAATGGCATGGAATTGTCTCCAAAAATCTTACCAAGAATTTTTGCATGCTAATCAGAAGAGCCCAGACTTAGAAAGTGACCACACAGctccagaaattaatttccagcTTTCCCTCTTCTAAACTTTCCATTTTGTTCCTGACTTGCTGTGAGTCTGATCAAGTTATTTCAGAACACAACTGAGCAGCTGAGTCAGAAGACCTATTAACAGTATCAACAAGACGTAGCTGATTGCCCAGAACAGTTGATGCACAAACccacagagattaaaaaaaaaatctgaaaaactttttaaaaaaataaaattaaatagtgATGTATActtttttccatcagtttcaAAAGGCAATTGGTAGATGTGACCAGAACTGTGACCTTTATGAAACAGAGTTCtcttgtttaaaatgaaacacagtTTTTCCACCAGAGGTAAATATAAGGTCTTTATATACAAACTTAAATCCTGACAGCTGAAGTATCATTAGTACTAAAAGATGTACGCTATGGCAGTGATGAACTCTGCCTCTCTATTTGGGAGTTAGGACTCGGTAGGAAGAAATCTCTCAAAGGATTTCCAAGGCTTCCACCTACTGTTGAATTCTTTTCAGCAACACAGAAACAAGGATTGTGTTTGTTATTGGTCAGATTTTGCTGTCACTGACTGTCAGCATCAAAGCCTGGAAAAGCAATATCTGCCTCCAAAGGGATTATTATGCCTGAAGCAACCCTTCTCCCCAGAGCTCCAGCAAACGTGAGTGCTGCGGAGTTAGCTTAGACAGCAGGGCAACTGAAGCTAGGATGAATGTGGTCCCAGTGCACTGCAAGTTGGTGGTGCACTTACTTGCTGGTTCATCTTGAGGTCTATCCTGTTTTGCCAAGTGCTGGTGAGCGAGCCTTGCGACCAGTGGAAATACTCATCTGCCCTCCTGGGTCCATCATGAAGGCTCTGGAGGGCTCTTTCCATGCACCTGTGAGAGTCTGTAGCAAAGGGGGTAGGTTTCCAAGCTGAGCAATGGTGTAATCCAGGTTCAAAAGCAGGGCCAATACTTATACCCAGGAGATCCCTGCATGATGAGAGATTAGATTGCAGGCACCCCACTGAGCAAGCATGGAGACAGGCTGACCTCCAAGCCAAAGGGATGCCAGAGACTCCCTATTCTGACCATACATCAGGCTTTTATCCTGTTAATAGTTGGATTATTCCCCTGCTCCAAGCACAAACCTGCAGTTTTTGATCGCACCGTTCTTTGAGCAGGACAGgttttccccagaaaaatctTTTATCATGGCCAGCTGCAGGCTTCTGCCCACTTTGTCCAGTTAGTTCTGCTTTGTAAATATTGGCTGcaacagaagaaagtaatttttaaaaagccagaaaactagTGTGCGAATACGAATCCAGCAGAGAGACCTGAACCACCACAGCCTGGTCTTTCACCatgcagggacaggggctgcTAAGGCAAAGTCTCACAGGTCAATGTGACCCCTGGGAGGGTGCAATGGAGGGCTGCATCCTTGGCACTGTAGGGTCCCCACATGTCCAGGCCAGCCCCTTTGAAGCTGcatgctttgttttccttgcaaaTAGACTAGAAAGGACCTAACATGCCCCTGCTCTGTTGAGCTTAAgcaggttttctggttttgccatgtcaggaaaaaaaaagccagccgGCAGCTTGGGTTTCTCGGCTGCCGAACACGCTTTGAGCTGTGTAGCCCTGGACGGGCCATGGTGGGCTACCACCCTGGACCACATCCAAGCTGTGACATTGCCAAGTGCCTGAGATCTGtagaaatttttgaaaaataccttCTTATATGATGGGCCCATcacaagctgcttttcttctcagtgaAAGCTGGCATTGGAAAGggtctttgtttttcctgagcaCGAGAAAACCACAGAGGGTCAGGTCTTCACCCTCATGTGGGTGCAGATCCCACCCTGCCTGCTCACCTTCTCTCCCTATTGCTCCTATCCCTGTGGCTGGGTTAGGCGGTGGTAGAAGACCCAAAGTTCATCTTGCTCATGACGGAGAaaagcaatgactttttttgttttgcttaaacaCCAGAAACTGAATTTTGTATTTGTATGTTGCCAATTAAGAATTGCTCCCAGCAGCCAAGAAGTGCCTTACCTGTAGTATGTTTGTACACCTAAAAGGAATGATTAGTCCCACTagagaggtgtttttcttttaaatggagtATTATTCATCTCAACCAACAGATCTTTGTTCATGTATATTTTCTCAAAGATACAAATGATAAATTTAGACCATGGAAATGCTCCTTAGAAAGGTGAGTTTCCTCGAGCAGCTGGGACTGTGGCTACACGATTTCTCCCCAGGATCTTAACGTGCCTGTTGCCCACAGTCCTGTAAGCCTGATAGGTAAAGTCAGACTCTGCCTTCAGGAATTATTTTCTGTCAGTAGTTATTTTCTGAGATTGGAAACTTTCTCAGAAGGCAtctgttttggggaagggaaggttGTTTTTTTCAATATGGAAAGTCACTATCTATCTCAAAGGTGCGGGGTTTGCCCTTCATCCCCTTCATTCCTGTGATTGTTTTGCCCCTGTATGCAACAGAGCATGCTTGTGTCTGTTCTGCCTGCATTGCTGTCATTGCATTTGGGGCCAGAAAGAGGGAACCCGAACTAAATACTGACCTTTCAGAATCTGCGGAATACTTTGCACAAAACGTAGAGAGCAACTCCAACCAAAACAGTTTACtgcttctttcatcttttttatttttcttcttttttttctaagctaGCTTTACTTTTCTCAATGTGAAATACAGATTCGCACCCTAGGTGCATACTTTCTGGGAATGATGAAATGAGGTTCGGGTGTTGATAGCAGTGTTTGAGTGAGCTGCTGGTCAGAGAAGTGAATGCTATTTACTATTTATGTTGAGTGAGtcttaaaaaaatgggaaaggtcACTAGAAGGCTAATGAGCAAAAGACTTTGTAGAGCAAACTGAGGACTAAAGGCTGTGTGAATCTGATCTAGAGGTGAATGGTTCTGTGTGTGAACACTGTGAGTTAGGATATTTAGCCATTGTAGTTTTAACCTACCTTTTTTCCTGCAGGGAAGAGCATCCTTGCCTTTAGAGCTGAAACAAAATCAGATCCATCCTCTGTCACAGTCATTCAGTCCCACTGAAGTCTGTGAGGGTCAGCGTTCCCCAGGCTTGCGGGGGACTCTGTGTATCAAGCACAGATACACAGAGCTGTCCCTGTGTGGAGATGGGGGAACACTTAATAGGGAATGATGGATCTTGTTGTGGGATATTCACATTTCTACTGCCAGATAAACTCTGCTCCCTGAGGATGACCCCATCACTCACAAATTGATTTGTTCTGAACATCTCCCCTAAAGCTCTCCGATAACCATTGTATTTTATAAGTCTTGGGAGGCACTAATTCGTTTTCAGATACTGTGATGGCCATCAAAATTAGCAAAGTATCCTACCATGTGAATCGTGACCTGAAGATGGGGCTGAAAGGTGTTTGAAGGttagagagggaagaaaagaacatATTACTGGTGGAAACGCATAAGGATgtgtcatatttttatttttgtaagtctgATTCTCTAAGTGCTTGTAAAGTACTTTACTGTTGTATATGTGGTGATGCAGTAGTTCAcaatatccttttatttttgtatattccCCCCTCCACAATAATCCCTTCCTGTTCAACTCATAGAGAGTAATTTAAGAAGACAAAATTTATATATCGTAATAAAATGCTCAAACTGTCATGCTGATGTATCCGgagtttccttcctcttcccatctACTTGATCCCTAATGCCCCTTTCCCATGCAGAGGGAATGTTTTTGGTGTCTCCCTCCCTTGCCCGAGGGATTCAGCCCAGCTCCCCATGGTCAGGAGGCTGTGGTTTCAGCCCTGTGAAACCTGCTCTGTCACGTATGCCCAGGGAAAGCTGAAATAGCTCAAGCAAAGGGCACAAAACTCACTCTTCCTACAGAGGCAGTTTTACCATTTCTTCACCCTAAATTTCCCTCTTCCTGCTCAATCTTGTTCTACCCAGCTATGAAGCCCTGGTGTTCAATCTAGCTAATTCCTCTCCCAGCTTTTCCGTGGCCTTGAAGGGCAGGAAGAACCGACATAATGCTTATTTCACATCCAGGTATCCACATCTTAGTACAGTATCGGGACCCCTGCTACGTCCTGGCTTTCCAAATCATGAAGGCAGATGGGTTGCATCAGGGCTAAAACCCTGCCTAGCCATGGAGTGCGTTTTAAAGCCATTGCTGTAAATGCCTCAGGCTTGCCAGCCAGCTATTAGTAGAGCTCTCAGCTGTCTTCCAAGACCTAAGATGTCTGCAGGGAGAATCTGACACTAATCCTTATGGAAAAATCATATTGGATTTATAGGGATGAAGTCAATAGGCTTGGACGAGAACAGCTGTTAAACTCTAAGGaatggagaggagaaggaaagccaTGTTATGCAAGAGGCTTGCTTCAGGTGCACGGGAAGTGCCCGTGTCCTCATCCCAAGCTTTTTGACACAAATCACGGCTGAACTGCTCCTAGGATGAAGGATGGGAGACACGCTCGTGCTCAAGCACCTGAGGAAACGCAAGAACATGGAGAAGGCAGGGGACGTACAGCCTGGGCGAGTTCAATGGTTGAAACCCCAACGCCAGATGAAGGACACGTGCATCCACTcctgttatttaaataaaaccataaaacGTGAATGCCGTCCAGTGAAGATTCCTGAGGTGGCAGCTAAAtcctcagcagcaaaagcagtatTAGATGCAGGATATGTGTTTTGGCAAGTGTGCTCAGATGAGCTAACCCCTAAGCTAGTGGCTTTTACTGTGCCATTTGGATGTTGTAAATTTAAGCAGATGATGCTTGATATTAGTTTTGCTCCTGGGATATTTCAGAGAGTAATTGCACATATCTCTGAGGGATTACAAGGTGCTGAAGTTATAATGGATGGACTTTGAATTTAGACTAGACGCCTTTATGAACAGAAGGAAAGGTTTAGGCTGGTTTTACAGACAGCAAGAATGCTGAGTGTAAAATGCCAAAAGCCTCACCTAAAAGAAGTTGCTGATAATGGGCAACtacaaattaaataataataaaaacccacaTGCTGGGATCCCCGTTCCACTCAACAAAGCAGAGCTATAAGGGAACAACAGATGCCTTTATCAGATTTCATTCCACAGCTATGTACAGTCAACAAACAACGGCGGGATTTGCTAGAGAAAGAACCTTACCCGGTACTGGAGCAGTAAAAACTTACCCTGGCTGCCAAGCCATCAGCTTGAAACTACCACGTGCAAGACCTTGGGCTTGGTCTCTGCTCCTTATGCTCAGGAGACGGCAATCTCACAGCCTGGATGCGCAGAAGTGTCTTCGGGAGATCTAGACAATGCCAAGCAGCAGGAAAGTTGTATTGTCCTCAAAAATGTCACGAATCTGTGCCCATGCGAAGGAACCACCAGCAGCATGCCTGGACTGATGCATATCATGGCCACCGGCACAAACTGTGTCTCCTCTGGCACAGGACGCTGAACTGTCACTTAGGCCATCTCTGTGGGGAGCAGACGTGGGATGGGAGTCTGTCACAGCAGATATGCCTCGaggtccctctgtccccagagcaGCTGACCCTGCAGCTCCACAACTACCTCCCAGAGCAGCCATCCCAGGATGACTGAACCCACCTGAGATGCTGTAGATGCAGCTCTGCGACCTCCTCTCGTCCCGTGATGCAGGTTCAGTGCCTCAGGGGGCACCTTAGCTTCAGCAATTGAGACCCCAGGGTGGCTGCATGGGCCCCTGGATGCTTGGGCTGGTGGTGGGATGGTGGCTTCCCTGGCTGGCGCTCCCGACTGCTCTCTGCAGTGTCTGCCCAGCCATGGTAAGAAGTGTATCCAGTGCTGATTTTCAGCTGGTTGCGTGGGGGAGCGATTCGATTCCCACAGCAGATGCAGCCTCTGCGGTGACCCCGTGGCCCAGAAGGAACCACGCGGGTGTGCCATCACGTTAACCatccccagctctcctgcctctttCTAAATCCCCTGGTCTGGTTACACAGGAGAGGAGCAAGGACCTGCCCCAGGGTTGCACAGCTTCTGCCGAAGCACCGAGTCCCCTTCCCCTGGCAAtgtgcccagccacagcaggGAAATTAATGCAGGAATGGCTTGTTCACGAGTAGGATAGAGGGTCCTGGAAGTGCTTTTTTGGGGCGTAAGGAGGGAGTTTTATGAGCTCTATTTTCTGCTTCTAATAACGATACTGGATCTAAACAGTTCCATGCCTAGAGTCCAAGACAGACGGGGAGTTCACATCTACAAGGATGAAAATGCTCATCCTGCCAAGCCTTTGATTCTCATCGTATCCTTCCTACCCTGCAAACAGGCAGACAGCACATTTCTAGCATAAAAATATCCTCCTCTCCAGCTAACCACCTCCAGATTCCCTTCCTGAGCCTGTTCTAAGCCCAGTGATTAGACATTTCTATATACATAAACATTCAAATCATCTCCCCGGGGCTCTTCCTGTCTCGCAAGCAAATCCTGAGACCAGCGGC is a window of Mycteria americana isolate JAX WOST 10 ecotype Jacksonville Zoo and Gardens chromosome 13, USCA_MyAme_1.0, whole genome shotgun sequence DNA encoding:
- the RFLNA gene encoding refilin-A is translated as MVGHLQLQGMDESLKEKSREGLLDSPDSGLPPSPSPPFYSLSPGEGRAGGSGGADPPAPGHRREAKDGKVMPYLLLNPSMPEMRPRMYPVFFGESIEVSPEPVQEIRCNSEVKYDSEKHYRDDIFYGPIPTVTTYSETVIAAPNCTWRNYKSQLIFEPRQKPLRFQSTTIIFPKRAKNIYRTTLNYSLGCAKRWFASSVQLELCEETSPCVIYSETL